In Silene latifolia isolate original U9 population chromosome X, ASM4854445v1, whole genome shotgun sequence, the following proteins share a genomic window:
- the LOC141619231 gene encoding uncharacterized protein LOC141619231 yields the protein MARSSSSKTNSATKNPKTSSPLPNNNQKKTGPSPSEVNKEKNVNEIVGLAPFDLEIVEVDENGEEWVTQGKKRKTLASIPEEPKEMLQFTVEDVRDELNFWKPSSKEAVLKQGHFLFDNKPPIVRNWTANIELTKDNVKNVPVWIKLWDLRLKFWGKCLPRIAGLVGKYIRSDVSTMEKTRLGFARVLIEVPFSNKLPASVLFLDEFSQEVKIDVESEWKPILCTECGEVGHDSLSCRKPKQKMASKPVPTTQKWVPKQKTVNVPQPILVTSAVSVSDTPVVSKTPKEIQHKLQVSWSKDGKYGQPPAKPVTTLSRQDIIRAGKATTHLCQYTFQHALNNAAKKSGVGSVLVNDPPRVGVGTSGSALLPPGVMHNIGFWNVRGLNSSSKQKQVKWKSLWHDLCSFADSIHDPWILCGDFNCVLKSSERLGGSSSDEEMKDFQECLDYCQMIDSPAAGSYYTWNNKQEPQTRVYSRLDRVLVNNH from the exons ATGGCGAGATCATCCTCGTCCAAAACAAATTCTGcaacaaaaaatccaaaaacttcaTCTCCTTTACCAAATAACAACCAAAAAAAGACAGGGCCTTCGCCATCGGAGGTTAATAAAGAGAAGAACGTCAATGAAATCGTGGGTTTGGCTCCTTTTGACTTGGAAATAGTTGAAGTTGATGAGAATGGGGAAGAGTGGGTTACCCAGGGCAAAAAGAGGAAAACGTTAGCCTCTATTCCTGAAGAACCAAAAGAGATGCTGCAGTTTACAGTTGAGGATGTGCGTGATGAGCTCAATTTTTGGAAACCTTCA AGTAAGGAGGCCGTTCTCAAACAGGGGCACTTCCTGTTTGATAATAAGCCCCCGATTGTTAGGAATTGGACTGCTAATATTGAGTTAACAAAGGATAATGTTAAGAATGTGCCTGTGTGGATCAAGTTGTGGGATTTGcgtcttaaattttggggtaaaTGTCTACCTAGAATTGCAGGACTAGTTGGGAAGTATATTCGGAGTGATGTGTCAACTATGGAAAAGACTAGGTTAGGGTTTGCTCGGGTGTTGATTGAGGTTCCCTTTAGCAACAAACTCCCTGCCTCTGTGCTTTTCTTAGATGAATTTTCTCAAGAGGTTAAGATTGATGTAGAAAGTGAATGGAAACCCATTTTATGCACTGAATGTGGAGAGGTAGGTCATGACAGTCTTTCCTGCAGGAAACCAAAGCAGAAAATGGCTTCTAAGCCTGTTCCTACCACTCAGAAATGGGTCCCCAAGCAGAAAACTGTGAATGTACCTCAACCTATCCTTGTGACCTCTGCTGTGAGTGTATCTGATACTCCTGTGGTTTCCAAAACCCCTAAGGAAATCCAGCATAAATTGCAGGTCTCTTGGTCCAAGGATGGTAAGTATGGCCAGCCTCCTGCCAAACCAGTCACTACTCTTAGCAGGCAAGATATAATACGTGCTGGCAAAGCTACTACTCATTTATGTCAGTACACGTTCCAGCATGCTCTTAATAATGCTGCCAAAAAATCTGGTGTTGGAAGTGTACTTGTTAATGATCCTCCAAGAGTTGGTGTGGGTACAAGTGGTAGTGCATTACTCCCCCCGGGAGTAATGCATAACATTGGATTCTGGAACGTGAGGGGACTAAATAGCTCATCTAAGCAAAAGCAAGTTAAATG GAAAAGTTTATGGCATGACCTTTGTTCTTTTGCTGATTCTATTCATGATCCTTGGATTCTTTGTGGTGACTTCAACTGTGTACTAAAATCCTCTGAGAGACTTGGTGGGTCTTCATCTGATGAGGAGATGAAGGACTTTCAGGAATGTTTAGATTATTGTCAGATGATAGATAGCCCAGCTGCTGGATCCTATTATACCTGGAATAACAAGCAGGAACCACAGACTAGAGTTTATTCCAGACTAGATAGGGTTCTTGTTAATAATCACTAG